One genomic segment of Fusobacterium nucleatum includes these proteins:
- a CDS encoding flavodoxin has protein sequence MNKISLVYYSATGNTEQMAKAIEEGIVEAGGKVTVYKASEMNKEDILSSDVIVMGSSATGAEVIDENDMLPFMEEAGDKFKGKKVYIFGSYGWGGGEYADNWKTQLEGFGANIVAMPILANENPSDDELAQLKEIGKKLVTI, from the coding sequence ATGAATAAAATTAGTTTAGTGTATTACAGTGCAACTGGAAATACAGAACAAATGGCAAAAGCTATTGAAGAAGGAATTGTTGAAGCTGGAGGAAAAGTAACAGTTTATAAAGCAAGTGAAATGAATAAAGAAGATATCCTTTCAAGTGATGTTATAGTAATGGGATCATCTGCAACAGGTGCAGAAGTAATAGATGAAAATGATATGTTACCTTTCATGGAAGAAGCAGGAGATAAATTTAAAGGTAAAAAAGTATATATCTTTGGTTCTTATGGTTGGGGAGGTGGAGAATATGCAGACAACTGGAAAACTCAATTAGAAGGTTTTGGAGCTAATATAGTTGCTATGCCTATTCTTGCTAATGAAAACCCAAGTGATGATGAATTAGCTCAATTAAAAGAAATCGGTAAAAAATTAGTTACTATCTAA
- a CDS encoding FprA family A-type flavoprotein — translation MYCCTKINDDIIWIGINDRKTERFENYIPLDNGVTYNSYLIIDEKICIIDGVEEGENGNFLSKIEAMIGNSPVDYIIVNHVEPDHSGSIKNMLKIYPELKVVGNAKTIMMLKLLGLDLPDERVVIVKEKDILDLGKHKLTFYLMPMVHWPESMATYDMTDKILFSNDAFGSFGALDGAIFDDEVNTDFFTDEMRRYYSNIVGKFGAPVNAVLKKLSSVEISCICPSHGLVWKKYIKEIIERYQKWANMEPTKEGVVIVYGSMYGHTAEMAEVLGRELGNRGIKDVIIYDSSKTDHSYIFSTIWKYKGLILGSCAHNNDIYPKMEPLLHKLENYGLKNRYLGIFGNMMWSGGGVKRIKEFADNLTGLEQVGEPIEIKGQVTPAERDRLIELANLMADKLIADRK, via the coding sequence ATGTATTGTTGTACAAAAATAAATGATGATATTATTTGGATTGGTATTAATGACAGGAAAACTGAAAGATTTGAAAACTATATTCCTTTGGATAATGGTGTAACATATAATTCATATTTAATAATAGATGAAAAAATATGTATAATTGATGGTGTTGAAGAAGGAGAAAATGGAAATTTTTTAAGTAAAATAGAAGCAATGATAGGTAACTCTCCTGTTGATTATATTATTGTAAACCATGTTGAGCCTGATCATTCTGGTTCAATTAAAAATATGTTAAAAATTTACCCTGAATTAAAAGTTGTTGGAAACGCAAAAACTATAATGATGTTAAAGTTATTAGGCCTTGATTTACCAGATGAAAGAGTCGTAATTGTAAAAGAAAAAGATATTTTAGATTTAGGAAAACATAAATTAACTTTCTATTTAATGCCTATGGTACATTGGCCTGAATCAATGGCAACTTATGATATGACAGATAAAATTTTATTTTCAAATGATGCTTTTGGAAGTTTTGGAGCATTAGATGGTGCAATTTTTGATGATGAAGTTAATACAGATTTTTTTACTGATGAAATGAGAAGATACTATTCAAATATAGTTGGAAAATTTGGAGCTCCTGTAAATGCTGTATTAAAAAAATTATCTTCTGTTGAAATCTCTTGTATCTGTCCTTCACATGGATTAGTTTGGAAAAAATATATAAAAGAAATTATAGAAAGATATCAAAAATGGGCTAATATGGAACCTACAAAAGAAGGAGTAGTAATAGTTTATGGAAGTATGTATGGTCATACTGCTGAAATGGCTGAAGTTTTAGGAAGAGAATTGGGAAATAGAGGAATTAAAGATGTTATAATTTATGATTCTTCTAAAACAGATCACTCATATATATTCAGTACAATTTGGAAATATAAAGGACTTATCTTAGGTTCATGTGCTCATAATAATGATATATATCCAAAAATGGAGCCATTACTTCATAAGTTAGAAAACTATGGTTTAAAAAATAGATATTTAGGAATCTTTGGAAATATGATGTGGAGTGGTGGTGGAGTAAAAAGAATCAAAGAATTTGCTGATAATTTAACTGGTTTAGAACAAGTGGGAGAGCCTATTGAAATAAAAGGACAAGTTACTCCTGCTGAAAGAGATAGATTAATAGAACTTGCTAATCTTATGGCAGATAAACTTATTGCTGATAGAAAATAA
- a CDS encoding 2-hydroxyacid dehydrogenase, giving the protein MQKTKIIFFDIKDYDKEFFKKYGADYNFEMTFLKVRLTEETANLTKGYDVVCGFANDNINKETIDIMAKNGIKLLAMRCAGFNNVSLKDVNERFKVVRVPAYSPHAIAEYTVGLILAVNRKINKAYVRTREGNFSINGLMGIDLYEKTAGIIGTGKIGQILIKILRGFDMKVIAYDLFPNQKLADELGFEYVSLDELYANSDIISLNCPLTKDTKYMINRRSMLKMKDGVILVNTGRGMLIDSADLVEALKDKKIGAVALDVYEEEENYFFEDKSTQVIEDDILGRLLSFYNVLITSHQAYFTKEAVGAITVTTLNNIRDFIEGKPLVNEVPQNQ; this is encoded by the coding sequence ATGCAAAAAACTAAAATTATATTTTTTGATATAAAAGATTATGATAAAGAATTTTTTAAGAAATATGGAGCAGATTATAATTTTGAAATGACTTTTTTAAAAGTTAGATTAACAGAGGAAACAGCTAACTTAACAAAAGGTTATGATGTTGTTTGTGGTTTTGCTAATGATAATATAAATAAAGAAACTATTGATATTATGGCTAAAAATGGAATAAAACTTTTAGCTATGAGATGTGCAGGTTTTAATAATGTGTCTTTAAAGGATGTTAATGAAAGATTTAAAGTGGTTAGGGTTCCTGCTTATTCACCTCATGCAATAGCAGAATACACAGTGGGACTTATCTTAGCAGTCAACAGAAAAATTAATAAAGCATATGTTCGTACAAGAGAAGGGAACTTTTCTATAAATGGATTAATGGGAATTGATTTATATGAAAAAACAGCAGGGATTATAGGAACTGGAAAAATTGGGCAAATTTTAATAAAAATATTAAGAGGTTTTGATATGAAAGTTATTGCCTATGACTTATTCCCAAATCAAAAACTTGCAGATGAGCTTGGTTTTGAATATGTAAGTTTAGATGAACTTTATGCAAATTCAGATATTATTTCTTTAAACTGTCCTCTTACAAAAGATACAAAATATATGATTAATAGAAGATCTATGTTAAAAATGAAAGATGGAGTAATTTTAGTAAATACAGGTAGAGGAATGTTAATTGATTCTGCTGATTTAGTCGAAGCATTAAAAGATAAAAAAATTGGAGCTGTTGCTCTTGATGTATATGAAGAAGAAGAAAATTATTTCTTTGAAGATAAATCTACACAAGTTATAGAAGATGATATTTTGGGAAGACTTTTATCTTTCTATAATGTTCTTATTACATCACACCAAGCATATTTTACAAAAGAAGCAGTTGGAGCGATTACTGTTACTACCTTAAATAATATAAGAGATTTTATTGAAGGTAAACCATTAGTAAATGAAGTTCCACAAAATCAATAA
- a CDS encoding patatin family protein, with amino-acid sequence MKVGLVLEGGGMRALFTAGVLDALLDVKELNIDGIVGVSAGALFGANYVSGQKERAIRYNKKYARDKRYMGLYSWITTGNAVNKEFAFYEIPFKLDVFDQEKFKESKIDFHVVMTNIENGQAEYILIEDIFEQMEYLRATSALPFASKIIEINGKKYLDGGISDSIPIDYCESLGYDKIILILTRPEDAHKNDKLSFLYKLVYRKYPNLVERLINMGKDYEIVLKKIKDLENKNKIFVIRPPQVLKIGRLEKNEDKIQNVYDIGLNTGKKEIDNLLKYLNK; translated from the coding sequence ATGAAAGTAGGTTTAGTTTTAGAAGGCGGAGGAATGAGAGCTCTTTTCACAGCAGGAGTTCTTGATGCTTTACTTGATGTAAAAGAATTAAATATTGATGGAATTGTAGGTGTATCAGCAGGGGCATTATTTGGAGCCAATTATGTGTCAGGACAAAAAGAAAGAGCTATAAGATATAACAAAAAATATGCTAGAGATAAAAGATATATGGGACTTTATAGTTGGATAACAACTGGGAATGCAGTTAATAAAGAATTTGCATTTTATGAAATTCCTTTTAAGTTAGATGTTTTTGATCAAGAAAAATTTAAAGAATCAAAAATAGATTTCCATGTTGTGATGACAAATATAGAAAATGGCCAAGCTGAATATATTTTAATTGAAGATATTTTTGAACAAATGGAATATTTAAGAGCTACATCAGCCTTACCTTTTGCTTCAAAGATTATTGAAATAAATGGAAAAAAATATTTAGATGGTGGTATTTCAGATAGTATTCCAATAGATTATTGTGAAAGCTTAGGCTATGACAAAATTATTCTTATCTTAACAAGACCTGAAGATGCTCATAAAAATGACAAATTAAGCTTTCTTTATAAATTAGTATATAGAAAATATCCAAACTTAGTTGAAAGACTTATCAATATGGGAAAAGATTATGAGATAGTTTTAAAAAAAATAAAAGATTTAGAAAATAAAAATAAGATATTTGTTATAAGACCACCACAAGTTTTAAAAATTGGTAGACTTGAAAAAAATGAAGATAAAATTCAAAATGTTTATGATATTGGATTGAATACTGGAAAAAAAGAAATAGACAATTTATTAAAATATTTGAACAAATAA
- the argS gene encoding arginine--tRNA ligase produces MKITSRELTDIFQKHVENLFPNKELKPVEITVATNENFGDYQCNFAMINSKIIGDNPRKIAEEIKNNFPYGDVVEKLEVAGPGFINIFLSNKYISNSIKKIGEDYDFSFLNRKGKVIIDFSSPNIAKRMHIGHLRSTIIGESVCRIYRYLGYDVVADNHIGDWGTQFGKLIVGYRNWLDKEAYKKNAIEELERVYVKFSDEAEKDSSLEDLARAELKKVQDGEEENTKLWKEFITESLKEYNKLYKRLDVYFDTYYGESFYNDMMGDVVKELVDKKIAVDDDGAKVVFFDEKDNLFPCIVQKKDGAYLYSTSDIATVKFRKNTYDVNRMVYLTDARQQDHFKQFFKITDMLGWNIEKYHIWFGIIRFADGILSTRKGNVIKLEELLDEAHSRAYDVVNEKNPNLSEEEKQNIAEVVGVSSVKYADLSQNKQSDIIFEWDKMLSFEGNTAPYLLYTYARIQSILRKVAEQNIDLNENIEIKTENKIEKSLATYLLAFPISVLKAAETFKPNLIADYLYELSKKLNSFYNNCPILNQEIETLKSRALLIKKTGEVLKEGLELLGIPVLNKM; encoded by the coding sequence ATGAAAATTACCAGTAGAGAATTAACAGACATTTTTCAAAAACATGTTGAAAATTTATTTCCAAACAAAGAATTAAAACCAGTTGAAATTACCGTGGCAACAAATGAAAACTTTGGTGATTACCAATGTAATTTTGCTATGATAAATTCAAAAATAATTGGAGATAATCCAAGGAAAATTGCAGAAGAAATTAAAAATAATTTTCCTTATGGAGATGTAGTTGAAAAATTAGAAGTTGCAGGTCCAGGTTTCATAAATATATTTTTATCAAATAAATATATTTCTAATTCTATTAAAAAAATAGGGGAAGATTATGATTTTTCATTTTTAAATAGAAAAGGAAAAGTTATAATAGATTTCTCATCTCCAAACATTGCTAAAAGAATGCATATAGGACATTTAAGATCAACAATTATAGGAGAATCTGTATGTAGAATATATAGATATTTAGGTTATGATGTAGTTGCTGACAATCATATTGGAGATTGGGGGACACAATTTGGAAAACTAATAGTTGGATATAGAAATTGGCTTGATAAAGAAGCTTATAAAAAAAATGCAATAGAAGAGCTTGAAAGAGTTTATGTAAAGTTTTCTGATGAAGCTGAAAAAGATTCTTCTCTTGAAGATTTAGCAAGAGCAGAACTTAAAAAAGTTCAAGATGGTGAAGAAGAAAATACAAAACTTTGGAAAGAATTTATTACAGAATCTTTAAAAGAATACAATAAATTATATAAAAGGCTTGATGTATATTTTGACACATATTATGGAGAATCTTTCTATAATGATATGATGGGAGATGTAGTAAAAGAATTAGTAGATAAAAAAATTGCAGTTGATGATGATGGAGCAAAGGTAGTATTTTTTGATGAAAAAGATAATTTATTTCCTTGTATAGTCCAAAAGAAAGATGGGGCTTATCTATATTCAACATCTGATATAGCAACTGTAAAATTTAGAAAAAATACTTATGATGTAAATAGAATGGTTTATCTTACAGACGCTAGACAACAAGACCACTTTAAACAATTCTTTAAAATAACTGATATGCTTGGTTGGAACATTGAGAAATACCATATTTGGTTTGGTATTATAAGATTTGCAGATGGTATTCTATCAACTCGTAAAGGAAATGTTATTAAACTTGAAGAATTGTTAGATGAAGCCCATAGCCGTGCTTATGATGTAGTAAATGAAAAAAATCCTAATCTATCAGAAGAAGAAAAACAAAATATAGCTGAGGTTGTAGGAGTAAGTTCAGTTAAATACGCTGACCTATCTCAAAATAAACAAAGTGACATTATATTTGAATGGGATAAAATGTTAAGCTTTGAAGGAAATACTGCACCATATTTATTATATACTTATGCTAGAATACAATCTATTCTTAGAAAAGTAGCTGAACAAAATATTGACTTAAATGAAAATATAGAAATAAAAACAGAAAATAAAATTGAAAAATCTTTGGCAACTTATTTATTAGCTTTCCCAATATCTGTATTAAAAGCTGCTGAAACATTTAAGCCTAATTTAATTGCAGATTATTTATATGAATTATCTAAAAAATTAAATAGCTTTTATAATAACTGTCCTATATTAAATCAAGAAATAGAAACTTTAAAATCAAGAGCACTACTTATTAAGAAAACAGGAGAAGTTTTAAAAGAAGGTTTAGAACTTCTAGGAATTCCAGTTTTAAATAAAATGTAA
- a CDS encoding gamma-glutamyl-gamma-aminobutyrate hydrolase family protein has translation MERKPIIGISSSIIVDDSGSFAGYKRAYVNKDYVDAVVRAGGVPLIIPFTTNKEVIISQAQLIDGLILSGGHDISPYNYGQEPSQKLGETFPERDTYEMILLEESKKRNIPILGICRGSQLINVAAGGTLYQDLSLIPGNILKHNQVNKPTLKTHIIKIEENSIISSIFGKETMVNSFHHQAIDKVADDFKVVARANDGVVEAIEHKTYKFLVAVQWHPEMLAVECEKARELFTKFVEEAKK, from the coding sequence ATGGAAAGAAAACCAATTATAGGAATATCTTCAAGTATAATAGTTGATGACTCAGGAAGTTTCGCTGGTTATAAAAGAGCTTATGTAAATAAAGATTATGTAGATGCTGTTGTAAGAGCAGGGGGAGTCCCTCTTATAATTCCATTTACTACAAATAAAGAAGTCATCATTAGTCAAGCTCAATTAATTGATGGTTTAATATTATCAGGTGGCCATGATATAAGTCCATATAATTATGGACAAGAACCTAGTCAAAAATTAGGAGAAACTTTTCCTGAAAGAGATACCTATGAAATGATATTATTAGAAGAAAGTAAAAAGAGAAATATTCCTATTTTAGGAATTTGTAGAGGTTCTCAATTAATAAATGTAGCAGCAGGAGGAACTCTATATCAAGATTTATCTTTAATACCTGGAAATATTCTAAAACATAATCAAGTAAATAAACCAACATTAAAAACTCATATAATAAAAATAGAAGAAAATTCTATAATTTCAAGTATTTTTGGAAAAGAAACTATGGTAAATTCATTTCATCATCAAGCAATAGATAAAGTTGCAGATGATTTTAAAGTTGTTGCAAGAGCTAATGATGGAGTGGTTGAAGCTATTGAACATAAAACATATAAATTTTTAGTTGCTGTACAATGGCATCCAGAAATGTTAGCTGTTGAATGTGAAAAAGCTAGAGAACTTTTTACTAAATTTGTAGAAGAAGCTAAAAAATAA
- a CDS encoding APC family permease: protein MENNQKMKFWSIVLLTINSIIGTGIFLSPGAVAKSVGDKAATIYLAAAVFAAVLAVTFAAASKYVVKSGAAYAYSKAAFGDEVGSYVGITRVVSASIAWGVMATGVVKTTLSIFGQDSSNVKNVTIGFITLMLVLLIINLVGTKLLTLISNISTIGKIGALGITIIAGILILFFSNGANLQDLTLLKDAEGNNLIPEFTTSVFVTALVGAFYAFTGFESVASGSADMEKPEKNLPRAIPLAIAIIAAIYFGIVFVSMYIDPVAMVTSKDPVVLASVFKNQLLQKIIVIGALMSMFGINVAASFHTPRVFEAMAKENQVPEFFAKRTKSGLPLTSFILTAVIAVVIPLAFNYNMAGIIIISSISRFIQFVVVPVAVIVFFYGKSKEEILNANKNFIIDVIIPIIALLLTILLLVKFNWAQQFSTKLDDGTMTINLKAVVSMIIGYLILPIILRIYMRTKK, encoded by the coding sequence ATGGAAAATAATCAAAAAATGAAATTTTGGTCAATAGTTTTATTAACTATTAATTCTATCATAGGTACTGGTATATTTTTATCACCCGGAGCCGTAGCTAAATCGGTTGGGGATAAAGCAGCAACAATTTATTTGGCAGCAGCAGTATTTGCAGCTGTCTTAGCAGTAACTTTTGCAGCTGCTTCAAAGTATGTTGTTAAATCAGGAGCTGCTTATGCTTATTCAAAAGCTGCCTTTGGAGATGAAGTTGGTTCTTATGTTGGGATAACAAGAGTAGTATCAGCAAGTATTGCTTGGGGAGTTATGGCAACAGGAGTTGTAAAAACAACTTTATCTATTTTTGGCCAAGACTCATCAAATGTAAAAAATGTAACAATAGGTTTTATAACTTTGATGTTAGTTCTATTAATTATAAATTTAGTAGGAACAAAACTTCTTACATTAATTAGTAATATATCAACAATTGGAAAAATAGGAGCTTTAGGGATAACTATAATAGCAGGTATACTCATATTATTTTTTTCTAATGGAGCTAATTTACAAGACTTAACTTTATTAAAGGATGCTGAAGGTAATAATCTAATTCCTGAATTTACAACTTCTGTTTTTGTTACAGCACTTGTAGGAGCTTTTTATGCTTTTACTGGTTTTGAAAGTGTGGCAAGTGGTTCAGCTGATATGGAAAAACCTGAAAAAAATCTTCCAAGAGCAATTCCACTAGCTATTGCAATAATTGCTGCTATATATTTTGGAATAGTATTTGTTTCAATGTATATTGATCCTGTGGCAATGGTAACATCAAAAGATCCTGTTGTTTTAGCTTCTGTTTTTAAAAATCAACTATTACAAAAAATAATAGTTATTGGTGCACTTATGTCAATGTTTGGAATAAATGTAGCAGCATCATTCCATACACCAAGAGTTTTTGAAGCTATGGCAAAAGAAAACCAAGTTCCAGAATTTTTTGCCAAAAGAACTAAAAGTGGTTTACCTTTAACTTCTTTTATTTTAACAGCAGTTATAGCAGTTGTAATCCCATTAGCTTTTAACTATAATATGGCAGGTATAATTATAATTAGTTCAATTTCAAGATTTATACAATTTGTAGTAGTACCAGTAGCTGTAATTGTATTCTTCTATGGAAAAAGCAAAGAAGAAATTTTAAATGCTAATAAAAATTTTATAATAGATGTTATTATTCCAATAATAGCTTTATTACTTACAATTTTGCTATTAGTAAAATTTAATTGGGCTCAACAATTTTCAACAAAGTTAGATGATGGTACAATGACAATAAATCTAAAAGCTGTGGTATCTATGATTATAGGATATTTAATTCTTCCTATTATTTTAAGAATATATATGAGAACAAAAAAATAA
- a CDS encoding LysR family transcriptional regulator, protein MSLGVIILDLHYLEIFYEVAKAKSFTKAAEKLFINQSAVSIQVKKFEEILKVKLFDRSSKKIKLTYIGESLYKMAEDIFEKVKRAEKEISRVIEIDRARISIGASSIIAEPLLPSLMKDFSLSHEEIEYNVTISNKGHLLKLLKEGELDIIIIDSEHIIDSNLEIISIEKGPYVLISSRSYLNIEDIEKDPIITRNTIQNNNKAIELIEDKYGISFNTKINVVGNLEVIKGMVREGVGNVILPYYAVYKDIKKGDFKVISKIDEVKDGYEIIITKDKKDLSQINKFINIVKNHKIVMESTRH, encoded by the coding sequence ATGAGTTTGGGAGTGATTATTTTGGATCTGCACTATTTAGAAATATTTTATGAAGTTGCAAAAGCTAAAAGTTTTACAAAGGCTGCTGAAAAGCTTTTTATAAATCAATCTGCTGTTTCTATTCAAGTAAAAAAGTTTGAAGAAATATTAAAAGTAAAATTATTTGACAGAAGTTCAAAAAAAATTAAACTTACTTATATAGGAGAATCTCTATATAAGATGGCAGAAGATATTTTTGAGAAAGTAAAAAGGGCAGAAAAAGAAATCTCAAGAGTAATAGAAATAGATAGAGCAAGAATTTCAATAGGAGCATCTTCTATTATTGCTGAACCTTTGCTTCCTAGTCTTATGAAAGATTTTTCTTTATCTCACGAAGAGATAGAATACAATGTGACTATATCAAATAAAGGACATCTATTAAAACTTTTAAAAGAAGGAGAATTAGATATAATAATAATTGATAGTGAACATATAATTGATTCTAATTTAGAAATTATATCAATAGAAAAAGGACCTTATGTTTTAATAAGTTCACGATCTTATTTAAATATTGAAGATATTGAAAAAGATCCTATTATTACAAGAAATACAATACAAAATAATAATAAAGCTATTGAGCTTATTGAAGATAAGTATGGAATAAGTTTTAACACTAAAATTAATGTAGTTGGTAACTTAGAAGTTATAAAAGGTATGGTAAGGGAAGGTGTTGGAAATGTTATTCTCCCTTATTATGCAGTTTATAAAGATATTAAAAAAGGTGATTTCAAAGTTATTAGTAAAATTGATGAAGTCAAAGATGGTTATGAAATTATAATAACTAAGGATAAAAAAGATTTATCACAAATAAATAAATTTATAAATATAGTTAAAAACCATAAGATTGTTATGGAGTCTACAAGACACTAA
- the gmhA gene encoding D-sedoheptulose 7-phosphate isomerase, whose translation MNLISSYKTEFELLKKFIEEEEERKETEKVAQKLADIFTKGKKVLICGNGGSNCDAMHFIEEFTGRFRKERKALPAISISDPSHITCVANDYGFEYIFSKGVEAYGKEGDMFIGISTSGNSPNVIKAVEQAKAQGLVTVGLLGKDGGKLKGICDYEFIISGKTSDRVQEIHMMILHIIIEGVERIMFPENYVGE comes from the coding sequence ATGAATTTAATATCTTCATATAAAACAGAATTTGAATTATTAAAAAAATTTATAGAAGAAGAAGAAGAAAGAAAAGAAACTGAAAAAGTTGCCCAAAAATTAGCAGATATTTTTACAAAAGGCAAAAAAGTTTTAATTTGTGGAAATGGTGGAAGTAATTGTGATGCTATGCATTTTATTGAAGAATTTACAGGAAGATTTAGAAAAGAAAGAAAAGCATTGCCAGCAATTTCTATATCAGACCCATCTCATATCACTTGTGTTGCTAATGACTATGGTTTTGAATATATTTTTTCTAAGGGGGTTGAAGCATATGGAAAAGAAGGAGATATGTTTATTGGAATATCAACAAGTGGAAATTCTCCTAATGTTATAAAGGCAGTTGAGCAAGCAAAGGCACAAGGACTTGTAACTGTTGGACTTCTTGGAAAAGATGGTGGAAAGCTTAAAGGTATATGTGATTATGAATTTATAATCTCTGGTAAAACATCAGATAGAGTTCAAGAAATTCATATGATGATACTTCATATAATAATTGAAGGTGTAGAAAGAATAATGTTCCCAGAAAATTATGTTGGAGAATAG